From a single Aggregatilinea lenta genomic region:
- a CDS encoding aldo/keto reductase: MKTYPLGGTGVEVSAMCLGGMYLGTRNDRDSSFALLDQYAEAGGSFIDTANIYAHWVEGFRGGESEMLLGEWMRARGNRGDLFLASKVGFPLPGVEQGLRAGQIEAECDKSLRKLGVGTIDLYYAHVDDRDTPQEESLEAFARLHQAGKVRFTGASNFRAWRLEQAHHLSAAHGWPDYCCLQQRYTYLRPKHDSKFGGQVAVNEDLLDYLRTRRDDFTLLAYSPLLAGAYTRADRPLPDQYVGADSDARLATLHEVAAAHNATLNQVILAWMLHSDPAVLPVMAASTPDQMAENLAAVDLALSPDEMTRLNTAKA; this comes from the coding sequence ATGAAAACATACCCATTAGGCGGGACGGGCGTCGAAGTCAGCGCGATGTGCCTCGGCGGGATGTACCTCGGCACGCGCAACGACCGCGATTCGTCCTTTGCCCTGCTCGACCAATACGCGGAGGCGGGCGGATCGTTCATCGACACGGCCAATATTTACGCGCACTGGGTCGAGGGCTTCCGGGGCGGTGAGAGCGAGATGCTGCTGGGCGAATGGATGCGCGCGCGCGGCAACCGCGGCGACCTGTTTCTCGCCAGTAAGGTTGGCTTCCCGCTGCCGGGCGTCGAGCAGGGGCTGCGCGCGGGGCAGATCGAGGCCGAGTGCGACAAGAGCCTGCGCAAGCTGGGCGTCGGGACCATCGACCTGTACTACGCGCACGTAGACGACCGCGATACGCCGCAGGAAGAATCGCTGGAAGCGTTCGCGCGGCTGCATCAGGCGGGCAAGGTGCGCTTCACCGGCGCGAGCAACTTCCGCGCGTGGCGATTGGAGCAGGCGCACCACCTCAGCGCGGCGCACGGCTGGCCGGACTACTGCTGTTTGCAGCAGCGTTATACCTACCTGCGGCCCAAACACGATTCAAAGTTCGGCGGGCAGGTGGCCGTCAACGAGGATCTGCTGGACTACCTGCGCACGCGGCGCGATGACTTCACGCTGCTGGCCTATTCGCCGCTGCTGGCGGGCGCGTATACCCGCGCGGATCGCCCGCTGCCGGATCAGTACGTCGGCGCGGACAGTGACGCACGCTTGGCGACGCTGCACGAGGTTGCGGCGGCGCACAACGCGACGCTGAATCAGGTGATCCTGGCCTGGATGCTGCACAGCGATCCGGCGGTGCTGCCGGTGATGGCGGCCAGCACGCCCGACCAGATGGCGGAAAATCTCGCCGCGGTCGATCTGGCGCTGTCGCCGGACGAGATGACGCGCCTGAACACCGCGAAGGCGTAA
- the atpF gene encoding F0F1 ATP synthase subunit B, whose translation MDALGINLGFLLAQIFNFLLIFFLLAKGVWPKVLNMLDARQEKIAKGLEDARAAEEARANAEREREQLLAGARAESQRILDEARQRGEEQSRAILRDAQHEAEDRRTQAHSQAEEERNRILSESREQIVALAMAAAERVLGQSLDAAQQRAVIKRFFVDVPAGASSLGDHVEVTSALPLTDEEQAQIRKATGASEVDFQVNPSILGGLILRSGDKVVDGSVRGDMTALAARLR comes from the coding sequence ATGGACGCATTAGGGATTAATCTGGGATTTTTGCTCGCGCAGATCTTTAACTTTCTGCTGATCTTCTTCCTGCTGGCGAAGGGCGTTTGGCCTAAAGTGCTGAATATGCTCGACGCACGCCAGGAAAAGATTGCGAAGGGTCTCGAAGATGCGCGGGCAGCGGAAGAAGCGCGGGCAAACGCCGAGCGCGAGCGCGAGCAGCTGCTCGCCGGGGCGCGCGCCGAAAGCCAGCGTATTCTTGACGAAGCACGGCAGCGCGGCGAAGAACAGTCGCGCGCCATCCTGCGGGATGCGCAGCACGAAGCGGAAGACCGCCGGACGCAGGCGCATTCGCAGGCCGAAGAAGAGCGCAACCGCATCCTGTCCGAATCGCGCGAGCAGATCGTGGCGCTGGCGATGGCCGCCGCCGAGCGCGTGCTGGGCCAGTCGCTGGACGCCGCGCAGCAGCGCGCGGTGATCAAGCGCTTCTTTGTGGACGTTCCGGCAGGGGCGAGCAGCCTCGGCGATCACGTCGAAGTGACCAGCGCCCTGCCGCTGACCGACGAAGAGCAGGCGCAGATCCGCAAGGCGACCGGCGCGTCCGAAGTGGACTTTCAGGTCAACCCCAGCATCCTGGGCGGCCTGATCCTTCGCTCCGGCGACAAGGTCGTGGACGGCAGCGTGCGCGGCGACATGACGGCACTGGCGGCGCGGCTGCGCTAA
- the atpE gene encoding ATP synthase F0 subunit C: MITGDLMEAARAIGAGLAIIGVIGPGIGIGLVVQGALTALGRNPDASGQITTNMILGIAFAEAVAIYALVVALIILFVL; encoded by the coding sequence ATGATTACTGGCGACCTTATGGAAGCGGCACGGGCGATTGGCGCCGGCCTGGCTATCATCGGCGTAATCGGGCCGGGCATCGGCATCGGCCTGGTCGTCCAGGGCGCACTGACGGCGCTCGGACGCAATCCCGACGCATCCGGTCAGATCACCACGAACATGATCTTGGGTATCGCGTTTGCTGAGGCCGTGGCGATTTACGCCCTGGTCGTTGCCCTGATCATTCTGTTCGTGCTCTAA
- the atpB gene encoding F0F1 ATP synthase subunit A, with the protein MKGVLIFIGIVVASVLFCAVVPFVLLPGAGIGMALPVISVPGEVLTENFLGTGITLTNTVVGTVLADILVLLFAFGATRKMSLIPGRLQGLFEVLTSALYSLAKQSAGHNARKLFPLMATIFLFLITANWLELIPGVDSVGVMHCAESGFSGYERNGSILQVDEPLDGGERATEADYEACHAAEESHGEEIIAEGSEVAGEVPGEAESDMPTDRPVRDDIYVVTPFVRAAATDLNLTMGLALIAFVAIQYFGVKSLGPKYFAKFINTPALENAGKNPMGVMDFVVGLLETISEFAKILSFGFRLFGNIFAGQVLLFVMAFLAAFLLPVVFYGFELFVGAIQAFVFGMLLLVFGSMAMEGHEIEDHEGDLLEQEIE; encoded by the coding sequence TTGAAAGGAGTCTTGATATTTATTGGCATTGTCGTCGCCAGTGTGCTTTTCTGCGCCGTCGTGCCCTTTGTTCTTTTGCCCGGTGCGGGGATCGGCATGGCGCTGCCGGTGATCTCAGTGCCCGGCGAGGTCCTGACCGAAAACTTCCTGGGCACCGGCATCACCCTGACCAACACCGTCGTGGGCACCGTGTTGGCCGATATCCTGGTGCTGCTGTTCGCCTTTGGGGCGACGCGCAAGATGTCGCTCATCCCTGGGCGGCTGCAAGGGCTGTTTGAGGTGCTGACGAGCGCGCTATACAGCCTGGCGAAGCAGTCTGCCGGGCACAACGCGCGCAAGCTGTTCCCGCTGATGGCGACGATCTTCCTCTTCCTGATCACCGCCAACTGGCTGGAACTCATCCCTGGCGTGGACAGCGTCGGCGTGATGCACTGCGCGGAATCGGGCTTTAGCGGCTACGAGCGCAACGGCTCGATCCTCCAGGTCGATGAGCCGCTTGACGGCGGCGAACGCGCCACGGAAGCCGACTATGAAGCGTGCCACGCTGCCGAAGAAAGCCACGGCGAGGAAATCATCGCTGAGGGGTCCGAGGTCGCGGGCGAGGTGCCCGGCGAGGCCGAGTCGGATATGCCAACGGATCGCCCGGTGCGTGACGACATCTACGTCGTGACGCCGTTTGTGCGTGCGGCGGCGACCGACCTCAACCTGACGATGGGTCTGGCGTTGATCGCGTTTGTCGCCATCCAGTACTTCGGCGTGAAGTCGCTGGGACCCAAATACTTCGCCAAGTTCATCAACACGCCAGCGCTCGAAAACGCGGGCAAAAACCCGATGGGCGTAATGGACTTCGTCGTCGGGCTGCTGGAAACGATCTCCGAGTTCGCCAAAATTCTCAGCTTTGGCTTCCGTCTTTTTGGCAATATTTTCGCGGGCCAGGTGCTGTTGTTCGTGATGGCCTTCCTGGCGGCGTTCCTGCTGCCGGTAGTCTTCTATGGCTTCGAGCTGTTCGTCGGCGCGATCCAGGCGTTCGTGTTCGGGATGCTGCTGCTGGTGTTTGGCTCGATGGCGATGGAAGGGCACGAAATCGAGGATCACGAAGGCGATTTGCTGGAGCAGGAAATCGAGTAA
- a CDS encoding AtpZ/AtpI family protein produces MQLRRTPVSTSRAALEVVAGETGCAALIFVLLAAGAGMLIDFQITHLHPAFSVALFLGSVPFALYWALRRTIKMDRNPQAQYVRNLTLAAVAGQAGCSSVVLIFLALFAGLFLDAQFDTHPVLTIGLVLIAIPVSLYVMVRLLLSSVGAIQTAPPGKRQAPGPSSTSVKSSGTKENET; encoded by the coding sequence ATGCAGCTCAGGCGTACGCCCGTAAGCACGTCGCGCGCCGCACTTGAAGTTGTCGCCGGAGAAACCGGCTGTGCGGCTCTGATCTTCGTACTGCTTGCGGCAGGCGCCGGGATGCTGATCGATTTTCAGATCACCCACCTTCACCCGGCTTTTAGCGTGGCGCTGTTTTTGGGCAGCGTCCCTTTCGCCCTGTACTGGGCACTGCGCAGGACGATTAAGATGGACCGTAATCCGCAAGCTCAGTACGTGCGGAACCTGACGCTAGCTGCCGTCGCCGGGCAGGCGGGCTGCTCGTCGGTGGTGCTGATCTTCCTCGCTCTGTTCGCTGGCCTGTTTCTCGACGCCCAATTCGACACCCATCCGGTCTTAACCATCGGGCTGGTGCTGATTGCCATTCCGGTGAGCTTATATGTGATGGTCCGGTTGTTGCTATCTTCGGTGGGCGCGATCCAGACCGCGCCACCCGGCAAGCGTCAAGCACCCGGACCGTCCTCCACATCGGTGAAATCGTCTGGCACAAAGGAGAATGAAACTTGA